One Tamandua tetradactyla isolate mTamTet1 chromosome 20, mTamTet1.pri, whole genome shotgun sequence DNA segment encodes these proteins:
- the STC2 gene encoding stanniocalcin-2, which yields MCAERLGQFVTLALVLSTFDPAQGTDATNPPEGPQDRSAQQKGRLSLQDTAEIQHCLVNAGDVGCGVFECFENNSCEIRGLHGICMTFLHNAGKFDAQGKSFIKDTLKCKAHALRHRFGCISRKCPAIKEMVLQLQRECYLKHDLCSAAQENTQVMVEMIRFKDLLQHEPYVDLVNLLLTCGEEVKEAITHSVQAQCEQSWGSLCSILSFCTSAVQRPPTAPPERQLQADRAKLSRAHPGEVGHHLSQPGSRETSRGPKAERGSKSRPHSYARGRAGAPGSSGSNEWEDEQAEYSDIRR from the exons ATGTGTGCCGAGCGGCTGGGCCAGTTCGTGACCCTGGCGTTGGTGTTGTCCACTTTCGACCCGGCGCAGGGGACCGACGCCACCAACCCGCCCGAGGGTCCCCAAGACAGGAGCGCCCAGCAGAAAGGCCGTCTGTCTCTGCAGGACACAG CGGAAATCCAGCACTGTTTGGTCAACGCTGGCGACGTGGGATGTGGCGTGTTTGAGTGTTTTGAGAACAACTCTTGTGAAATTCGAGGCTTGCATGGaatatgcatgacttttctacaTAACGCTGGAAAATTCGATGCCCAG GGCAAGTCGTTCATCAAGGACACCCTGAAGTGTAAGGCTCACGCCCTGCGACACCGATTCGGCTGCATAAGCCGCAAGTGCCCGGCCATCAAGGAGATGGTGCTGCAGCTACAGCGGGAATGCTACCTCAAACACGACCTGTGCTCCGCCGCCCAGGAAAACAcgcaggtgatggtggagatgatTCGCTTCAAGGACTTACTGCAGCACGA GCCCTATGTGGACCTGGTGAACCTACTGCTGACCTGTGGGGAGGAGGTGAAGGAGGCCATCACTCACAGCGTGCAGGCTCAGTGCGAGCAGAGCTGGGGAAGCCTCTGCTCCATTCTCAGCTTCTGCACCTCGGCCGTCCAGAGGCCCCCCACCGCGCCTCCTGAGCGCCAGCTCCAGGCGGACAGAGCCAAGCTCTCCAGGGCCCACCCCGGGGAAGTGGGTCACCACCTCTCCCAGCCCGGCAGCAGGGAGACCAGCCGGGGCCCCAAGGCCGAGCGAGGTAGCAAGAGCCGCCCGCACAGCTATGCCCGGGGCAGGGCCGGGGCCCCTGGGTCTTCTGGAAGCAACGAGTGGGAGGATGAACAGGCCGAGTATTCTGATATCCGGAGGTGA